One Kitasatospora sp. NBC_01287 DNA window includes the following coding sequences:
- a CDS encoding AzlD domain-containing protein produces MTGRPELIAAALTLAAGTYGFRLAGPLLRSRLRFPPRVERLLETAAVVLLAGLVATTALFEGHGVVGPARPLGVLVGGVLAWRKAPFLAVVLAAAGTAAVLRFCGVS; encoded by the coding sequence GTGACGGGACGACCCGAGTTGATCGCCGCCGCGCTCACCCTGGCCGCCGGCACCTACGGCTTCCGCCTGGCGGGCCCGCTGCTGCGCAGCCGCCTGCGGTTCCCACCCCGGGTGGAGCGCCTGCTGGAGACCGCTGCCGTGGTGCTGCTCGCCGGGCTGGTGGCGACCACCGCGCTCTTCGAGGGCCACGGCGTGGTCGGGCCGGCCCGTCCGCTCGGCGTGCTGGTGGGCGGGGTGCTGGCCTGGCGCAAGGCCCCCTTCCTGGCGGTCGTGCTGGCGGCCGCCGGGACCGCCGCGGTGCTGCGGTTCTGCGGGGTCTCCTGA
- a CDS encoding D-isomer specific 2-hydroxyacid dehydrogenase family protein, with translation MTRVLLLDAAPDELLGRELERLLGHGLSLTLNLRRIPAAERPAVRAAWGGRVAFTDLDAFDERALIAATVDGGRGHAAVKSRSGPPLRAAFLAAATDPALAQPLRVIARAGAGTDHVELPAATAHGVTVTHTPGSNAVGVAEFALAQLLTLTRGLLGHNQVAHQGSWPSSVTPAVELSELSLGIVGLGLIGRELAERAAALGMTVRGIGRDGDLSALLRTSQVLSLHLPLTARTHGLIGRAELALLPPGAILLNTARGGIVDEQALADALRDPAHPLAAAAVDTFAHEHAAFASPLFGLPNALLTPHVGGLTRTAMATAALRCADHLAALLAGRPEGVPTVN, from the coding sequence ATGACGCGCGTGCTGCTGCTGGACGCCGCGCCGGACGAACTGCTCGGCCGGGAACTGGAGCGGCTGCTCGGCCACGGCCTCTCCCTCACCCTCAACCTGCGCCGGATACCCGCCGCCGAACGCCCGGCGGTGCGCGCGGCGTGGGGCGGGCGGGTGGCGTTCACCGATCTCGATGCCTTCGACGAGCGGGCGCTGATCGCCGCCACCGTCGACGGCGGTCGCGGGCACGCCGCCGTCAAGTCCCGTTCGGGGCCGCCGCTGCGCGCCGCCTTCCTCGCGGCGGCCACCGATCCGGCGCTGGCCCAGCCACTGCGGGTGATCGCCCGCGCCGGGGCCGGCACCGACCACGTCGAACTGCCGGCCGCCACCGCGCACGGCGTCACCGTCACCCACACCCCGGGCTCCAACGCCGTCGGGGTCGCGGAGTTCGCGCTCGCCCAGCTGCTCACCCTGACCCGCGGCCTGCTGGGCCACAACCAGGTCGCGCACCAAGGCTCCTGGCCGTCGAGCGTGACCCCGGCGGTGGAACTCTCGGAGCTCAGCCTGGGCATCGTGGGCCTGGGCCTGATCGGGCGGGAGCTCGCCGAGCGGGCAGCGGCGCTCGGCATGACGGTCCGCGGCATCGGCCGCGACGGCGACCTGTCCGCACTGCTGAGGACGAGTCAGGTCCTCTCGCTGCACCTGCCGCTCACCGCCAGGACCCACGGGCTGATCGGCCGGGCCGAGTTGGCGCTGCTGCCCCCCGGCGCGATCCTGCTGAACACCGCGCGCGGCGGCATCGTCGACGAGCAGGCGCTGGCCGACGCGCTGCGCGACCCCGCCCATCCGCTCGCGGCGGCCGCCGTGGACACCTTCGCGCACGAGCACGCGGCCTTTGCCTCACCGCTCTTCGGCCTGCCGAACGCGCTGCTCACCCCGCACGTGGGTGGCCTGACCCGAACCGCCATGGCCACGGCCGCACTACGCTGTGCCGACCACCTGGCCGCCCTGCTCGCGGGACGTCCGGAGGGCGTGCCGACAGTCAATTGA
- a CDS encoding DinB family protein encodes MELPARLAPLLEEFDFGCTRLLQRMAGPVLNSGNGVEVAVGPMTDAEHRWEPVPDCWSIRRHADGPGVGATLLVGAGDWGRDSAPGPHPVPPPFTTIAWRLGHLAEMLALRADHTNGSRALTRDEYRFHGDAAGAIAAFEAGVEAWRAALLDADDAALDEVGRCGYPYGGDPEEAFLDVVWWVNQEVLHHGAEIGLLRDLYLRRAHLG; translated from the coding sequence ATGGAGCTTCCCGCCCGACTGGCCCCGCTGCTGGAGGAGTTCGACTTCGGCTGCACGCGTCTGCTCCAGCGCATGGCGGGGCCCGTGCTGAACAGCGGCAACGGTGTCGAGGTCGCGGTCGGGCCGATGACCGACGCCGAGCACCGCTGGGAGCCGGTGCCGGACTGCTGGTCGATCCGTCGCCACGCCGACGGGCCGGGGGTGGGTGCGACGCTGCTGGTCGGCGCGGGTGACTGGGGACGCGACTCGGCGCCCGGCCCGCATCCGGTGCCGCCGCCGTTCACCACGATCGCCTGGCGGCTCGGCCACCTCGCCGAGATGCTCGCCCTCCGTGCCGACCACACCAACGGCAGCCGCGCGCTGACCCGGGACGAGTACCGCTTCCACGGCGATGCCGCCGGCGCGATCGCCGCCTTCGAGGCCGGGGTCGAGGCCTGGCGGGCGGCCCTGCTCGACGCCGACGACGCGGCCCTCGACGAGGTCGGCCGGTGCGGCTACCCGTACGGCGGTGACCCGGAGGAGGCGTTCCTGGACGTCGTCTGGTGGGTCAACCAGGAAGTGCTGCACCACGGCGCCGAGATCGGGCTGCTCCGCGACCTCTACCTCCGGCGTGCGCACCTGGGCTGA
- a CDS encoding NUDIX domain-containing protein → MPMAQHIHDTLTAYLARHPEEAAELTPALSLAVARDTELAEHFTVSTAVRAPEDEVLYLHHRDQAAWLLPGGHLDPTDPSLLAAAERELAEETGIDSAVPASALPVDFFRYTSRLTGRTAYHARFAHTVESRLACRLQETEVTAVRWVPLAELPDDRLRDRLSTI, encoded by the coding sequence ATGCCGATGGCCCAGCACATCCACGACACCCTGACCGCCTACCTGGCCCGCCACCCCGAGGAGGCCGCCGAGCTGACCCCCGCCCTGTCGCTGGCCGTCGCGCGGGACACCGAGCTGGCCGAGCACTTCACCGTCAGCACGGCGGTGCGCGCCCCCGAGGACGAGGTCCTCTACCTGCACCATCGCGACCAGGCGGCCTGGCTGCTGCCCGGCGGCCACCTGGACCCGACCGACCCCTCGCTGCTCGCCGCCGCCGAACGCGAGCTGGCCGAGGAGACCGGCATCGACAGCGCGGTGCCCGCCAGTGCCCTGCCGGTCGACTTCTTCCGCTACACCAGCCGCCTCACCGGCCGCACCGCCTACCACGCCCGCTTCGCCCACACCGTGGAGAGCCGCCTCGCCTGCCGACTGCAGGAGACCGAGGTGACGGCGGTGCGCTGGGTCCCGCTGGCCGAGCTGCCGGACGACCGCCTGCGCGATCGGTTGAGTACGATCTGA
- the hemC gene encoding hydroxymethylbilane synthase: MPASPPPAVLRIVSRSSPMALAQVERFRTELAVLQPGIRTEVVPVTTAGDRWTGALSALGGKGAFTKEVDAALLAGEADVAVHCVKDVPADRPLPAGTVFAAVLRRDDLRDALVHPGGLSLDQLPPGARIGTSSVRRIAQLALSHPHLVCVPMRGNANSRLAKLAAGEADALLLAAAGLARIGEQARISEVLSLETLCPPIGAGVLALQCREDDSATIEAVRGLNDEAAWRETTAERMFLHVLQGHCNSPIAGYARAERDGRLSLRGRVFTPDGKTVLDAHEWAGPLDPATLGTSVAVALLRQGARELIDNIPH; this comes from the coding sequence ATGCCTGCCTCGCCGCCGCCCGCCGTGCTCCGGATCGTCTCCCGCTCCTCCCCGATGGCCCTGGCCCAGGTGGAGCGGTTCCGCACCGAACTGGCCGTACTGCAACCGGGGATCCGCACCGAGGTGGTCCCCGTCACCACCGCCGGCGACCGCTGGACGGGCGCCCTCTCGGCGCTCGGCGGCAAGGGCGCGTTCACCAAGGAGGTGGACGCCGCGCTGCTCGCGGGCGAGGCCGACGTCGCCGTGCACTGCGTCAAGGACGTGCCCGCCGACCGGCCGCTGCCGGCCGGCACCGTCTTCGCCGCGGTGCTGCGCCGCGACGACCTGCGTGACGCCTTGGTGCACCCCGGTGGGCTGAGTCTCGACCAACTGCCGCCTGGGGCCAGGATCGGCACCTCCTCGGTCCGCCGGATCGCCCAACTGGCCCTCAGCCACCCGCACCTGGTCTGCGTCCCGATGCGCGGCAACGCCAACAGCCGGCTGGCGAAGCTGGCGGCGGGCGAGGCGGACGCGCTGCTGCTGGCCGCCGCCGGCCTGGCCAGGATCGGCGAGCAGGCGCGGATCAGCGAGGTGCTGAGCCTGGAGACGCTGTGCCCGCCGATCGGCGCCGGAGTGCTCGCCCTGCAGTGCCGCGAGGACGACAGCGCCACCATCGAGGCGGTACGCGGACTGAACGACGAGGCCGCCTGGCGCGAGACCACCGCCGAGCGGATGTTCCTGCACGTGCTCCAGGGCCACTGCAACAGCCCGATCGCCGGCTACGCGCGCGCCGAGCGGGACGGCCGCCTCTCGCTGCGCGGCCGGGTCTTCACCCCCGACGGCAAGACGGTGCTGGACGCCCACGAGTGGGCGGGACCGCTCGACCCGGCCACGCTGGGGACCTCGGTGGCGGTGGCGCTGCTGCGGCAGGGGGCGCGGGAGCTGATCGACAACATCCCGCACTGA
- a CDS encoding DUF2079 domain-containing protein, translating into MAETRESAIPIQRVPAWGRAARVARAARAQGAGRLARSAPHLALALAFLLAYCVLALVRYERFGSPSWDLGIFTEVVKGYAHFHAPIVSIKGPGFNALGDHWSPILALLAPFYWVVPSAATLLVAQAALFAWSVGVVSDTAARVLGGSTSRGLLIGTGYGLSWGLQRAIDAEFHEIAFAVPLLAVVCRQLLLREWDKAAWWAMPLVLVKEDLGLTAAAVGAVLVVSGRRWYTGAVLAFFGVAFAALTILLLIPHFNPGHQFDYWSKLPGGEHPELWQVLSGPFTRLTVWKTVGWLFAIVGFLALRSPLLLIALPTLAWRFGSANPMFWGPDWHYNATLMPIIFLALVDAIARIRAADSSRLKGFAEGMVPAVPAIGVACVVSLPVGFGGLADPGAWSGGAHAAAIRGAIAAVPPNVTVEASLGPLARLAARDDAFWLGGSRAQAPTYLCIDMLGWSGGPTDLPGYGTQLHPGTRYAVVYDRDQVVVLRRRP; encoded by the coding sequence ATGGCGGAGACACGCGAGAGCGCGATCCCGATCCAGCGGGTCCCCGCTTGGGGTCGCGCCGCCCGGGTCGCGCGGGCCGCCCGCGCGCAGGGCGCGGGCCGGCTCGCCAGGAGCGCGCCGCACCTCGCGCTCGCGCTGGCCTTCCTCCTCGCGTACTGCGTGCTCGCGCTGGTCCGCTACGAGCGCTTCGGCTCGCCCTCCTGGGACCTCGGCATCTTCACCGAAGTGGTCAAGGGCTACGCGCACTTCCACGCGCCGATCGTGTCGATAAAGGGACCCGGCTTCAACGCGCTGGGCGACCACTGGTCGCCGATCCTGGCGCTGCTCGCCCCCTTCTACTGGGTGGTCCCCTCGGCGGCCACCCTGCTGGTCGCCCAGGCCGCGCTCTTCGCCTGGTCGGTCGGCGTGGTCTCGGACACCGCCGCCCGGGTGCTCGGCGGGTCGACCAGCCGCGGCCTGCTGATCGGCACCGGTTACGGCCTCTCCTGGGGGCTGCAGCGGGCGATCGACGCGGAGTTCCACGAGATCGCCTTCGCGGTGCCGCTGCTCGCGGTGGTGTGCCGTCAGCTCCTGCTGCGCGAGTGGGACAAGGCCGCCTGGTGGGCGATGCCGCTGGTGCTGGTCAAGGAGGACCTGGGGCTGACGGCCGCGGCCGTCGGCGCGGTGCTGGTGGTCAGCGGGCGCCGCTGGTACACCGGTGCGGTGCTGGCCTTCTTCGGGGTGGCGTTCGCGGCGCTCACCATCCTGCTGCTGATCCCGCACTTCAACCCCGGCCACCAGTTCGACTACTGGTCCAAGCTGCCGGGCGGCGAGCACCCCGAGCTCTGGCAGGTGCTCAGCGGCCCGTTCACCCGCCTGACGGTGTGGAAGACGGTCGGCTGGCTCTTCGCCATCGTCGGCTTCCTCGCGCTGCGCTCGCCGCTGCTGCTGATCGCGCTGCCCACCCTGGCCTGGCGGTTCGGCTCCGCCAACCCGATGTTCTGGGGCCCGGACTGGCACTACAACGCGACCCTGATGCCGATCATCTTCCTGGCCCTGGTGGACGCGATCGCCCGGATCAGGGCCGCCGACTCCTCCCGGCTCAAGGGGTTCGCCGAGGGCATGGTGCCGGCCGTCCCGGCGATCGGGGTGGCCTGCGTGGTGAGCCTGCCGGTCGGGTTCGGCGGGCTGGCCGATCCGGGCGCCTGGAGCGGCGGTGCCCACGCGGCGGCGATCCGCGGCGCGATCGCCGCGGTCCCGCCGAACGTGACGGTGGAGGCCTCGCTCGGGCCGCTGGCCCGGCTCGCGGCCCGGGACGACGCCTTCTGGCTGGGCGGCAGCAGGGCGCAGGCGCCGACGTACCTCTGCATCGACATGCTCGGCTGGTCGGGCGGGCCGACCGACCTGCCCGGGTACGGGACGCAACTGCACCCGGGCACGCGGTACGCGGTGGTCTACGACCGGGACCAGGTGGTGGTGCTGCGCCGCCGGCCGTGA
- a CDS encoding transglycosylase SLT domain-containing protein, protein MRIGKGQKVAAGLIAVAAAGTLTAYGIAGSGHGSASAQSGTVTVADGPTLSTATDAGTPGDSPSPSASASPSPSASPSASASASASPSRSASASPSHTASRSPSPSAKAPSPTAGPTQNNAAPATAAVPSTKPQAPATAAPAPTAKPGPVAPPPPPVAPGTPPLQSSCKPSFNGSNAANGAVAAAITAAAGKSRTLTLSSGGTDKMPPLPVNLVKAVGWQESGWQSAILACDGGIGTMQIMPATAPWMNGKFGTTNDVQTLAGNTDLGAELLDELVAYYGDSDFGGKYDLAPDPVTGKNPLLDLVIAAYNAGAGNVHYNTVTDPTTGVTTGSSVIPNPGYVASVEALMTNCSCLSQ, encoded by the coding sequence ATGCGGATCGGCAAGGGGCAGAAGGTCGCGGCGGGACTGATAGCGGTGGCTGCGGCCGGGACGCTGACCGCCTACGGGATCGCGGGCAGCGGGCACGGCTCGGCCTCGGCCCAGAGCGGCACCGTGACGGTGGCCGACGGTCCCACCCTGAGCACCGCGACCGACGCCGGCACACCCGGCGACTCGCCCAGCCCCTCCGCCAGCGCCTCGCCCAGCCCCTCCGCGAGCCCCTCGGCCTCGGCCTCCGCGTCCGCGTCACCGAGCCGCTCGGCCTCGGCGAGCCCCTCGCACACCGCCTCGCGCAGCCCCTCGCCGAGCGCCAAGGCCCCCTCACCGACGGCCGGCCCGACCCAGAACAACGCGGCCCCGGCCACCGCCGCCGTGCCGTCCACCAAGCCGCAGGCGCCCGCCACCGCCGCTCCCGCGCCGACCGCCAAGCCCGGCCCGGTCGCCCCGCCGCCACCGCCGGTCGCGCCCGGCACTCCGCCGCTGCAGAGCAGTTGCAAGCCGTCGTTCAACGGCAGCAACGCCGCCAACGGCGCTGTCGCCGCCGCGATCACCGCCGCCGCGGGCAAGTCCCGCACGCTCACCCTGAGCAGCGGCGGCACCGACAAGATGCCGCCGCTGCCGGTCAACCTGGTCAAGGCGGTCGGCTGGCAGGAGAGCGGCTGGCAGTCGGCCATCCTGGCCTGCGACGGCGGGATCGGCACGATGCAGATCATGCCCGCCACCGCGCCCTGGATGAACGGCAAGTTCGGCACCACCAACGACGTCCAGACGCTGGCCGGCAACACCGACCTCGGCGCCGAACTGCTGGACGAACTGGTCGCGTACTACGGCGACTCCGACTTCGGCGGCAAGTACGACCTGGCGCCCGACCCGGTCACCGGCAAGAACCCGCTGCTCGACCTGGTCATCGCCGCCTACAACGCGGGCGCGGGCAACGTGCACTACAACACCGTCACCGACCCGACCACCGGCGTCACCACCGGCAGCTCGGTGATCCCCAACCCCGGGTACGTCGCCAGCGTCGAGGCGCTGATGACCAACTGCTCCTGCCTGAGCCAGTAG